The DNA segment aaaataagTAAGCTTAAAGGAAAATCACTAATTTGCGGAGATTTTAACGCCCGGCACCGCTTGTGGAATTGCATCAAAGGCAATAGTATGGGTACAATCCTATTTGATGTAATTCAAACAGGAACCTTTTCCCTTCATAGCTTCAACGAGCCCACTTATATTCCAAGCTGTCACAGACGATCACCTTCTACACTTGACCTAATTCTTGCAAATGGCCGAATCGATATAACTCCCCCTTGTACactaaaaatattttcatcagaTCACTTACCCATCCTTTTCGAAACTATCGACAGTAAAATTATCAGCAAATCCCCTTATGGGATGCCAAATTATGCCGCAGCAAATTGGCTTCTATTTAAAAACATCATTAACAGCCGTATTAATCTCGCCTCACTAAACCTCCATAACATAATTAACACCTTCCAGATCGATACAATGGTAACGTACTTAACCAAAACAATCACTTTGGCACAAAATAATGCTATACCAGTATTCTACCCAGTAAGATTCACTTTAGTGTTACCTGAAAACATTAAATCCAAAATCAAATTACGAGACTCAGTAAGACGTAGATGGcaaagaaatagaagaaactTGACACTTAAAGATCAATACAACGAACTagcaaatcaaattaaaaatgatataTCTCAATACCGAAATATGTCATGGTATcgaaattttacaaaaattaaTACTtctaaaaacataaacaatagtAAACTATGGACatctataaaaataatcaaaggCTGCTCTACCTCCATTCCTCACCTCAAAACAGACGATAGAATACTTCTCACACCAAAGGAAAAAAGTGAAGTATTAAAATCTCATTTTGCGAATGCCAATAACACCACTTTAAACAGTCCAAGTCCATTAACTGCACAAATTGACCCCTTAATAACCCAGTTTCTTAACTATCATACAGAAAGAGGAAATATAAATCCACCTCATCTTGTGAAGCCAAaggaaatttataaaattataaaaactttaaaaacgaaaaagtCGATTGGTACTGACCTTATAAGTAACAACGCACTAAAACATTTACCAAGAAAAGGAATCATTTTGTTATGCTTTATCTTAAATAGCTGCTTAAAATTAAACTACTATCccgaaaattggaaaatagcGAAAATCATTCCCatagcaaaaccaaaaaaggaCCCCAAGATTCCGGCAAATTACAGACCGATAAGCATACTAAGCTGCATGGGTAAAATCTTCGAAAAGATCATATTAAAAAAGCTAGATTCTCATACCAAGTCTCATAACGTCATCCCTTCTTTCCAATTTGGATTTCAAGCCTACGCTAACACTATAACATTGAAtcgaaatattaaaaaatacagGACTAGTTACACTTGATCTCGAAAAGGCATTTGACACAGTATGGCACGATGGACTAATATTCAAATTGATCAGCAACAATTTTCCCCCCAAATTAATTCTGCTCATTAAATCCTTCTTGTCGAATCGATCTGGCTCCGTTCATCTTCATTCTTATCATTCTGAACCCTTTAAACCACTTGCCGGCCTGCCCCAAGGCAGTGTGCTGTCCCCAAtactttttaatatatttacaAGCGATATACCTAAAATGAAAGGAGTTAAGAAATACGTTTTTGCTGATGATTTTGCTATCAGTTCATCTAGTTCCAACCCCGATAGCATATTGTGTAGCCTCAACAAAGGCATACGAAAATATGTGACCTTCTGTGAGCAGTGGAAACTAAAAATTAAATGTGGAAAAACGGAAGCAATATATTTCACGAGGTGCCGAAGCGCAAGAAATCTCCCAAATAGTTCACTTTTGATAAATAATAACGAAATTCCTTGGAATAACACCGTAAAATATTTAGGAGTAGTATTAGATAAAAAGCTTACATTTCAAAAACACATTGAAGAAAAATTAGTTAGCGGCACAAATGCGATTAGAATTCTTTACCCATTTATTAATAGAAACGCTAAATTGAATTAACGAAACAAACTACTTATGTACAAATCGTTAGTAAGACCTATAATTACCTATGCATCACCAATATGGAGAAACAGTGCAAAAACACATATTAAGAAAATGCAgatatttcaaaacaaattctTAAAACGAATACTAAATCTCCCGCCTTGGTACAGTACAAGCATTATCCATAGAAAAGCTAAAATTGACAGGGTTAGCGAGTTTatagaaaaaatcaatattaaatATCGATCTAAATGCACAAATAGTGGCATACATACACTACAAAACCTCATCTAAAACGATATTTCTATTTGTAAATAttaccttttttctctttctccctaaTTGCAAATCCCAATATGAATTAGTTCCCCTAGTATAGTTTATAAAGAATAAGTTAGTACATAGTTTAGAAAATATAGCCAAATTAAGAggttttttgtaatttttcctCCATCAATACGTCAAATTCATTTAACATCAGGAATAGTGTCCACAATGCCAAGTGCAAAAAAATCAACGAAATATCGCGTTATGGAAACTCCGGTACCGATGTAAAATACTAAATTGTAATTCAGGATTAATGTACATCTAAGAAATAAATACCAATGAATGaatgatcacacacaaatcaataattttaGGTTTATCGAGTACttatcgagcagatatggaaaaactgtttcgagcaaatgtgACTTGGAAAtacataaaatacaaaaaattaattaGGTGGCTAAGACTACCCGCTACTAtgaaattatacgaaaattagtgatattttggctggcaATCACAAGATTCGACTTAAGCGTAAATTCGAGATACACGTTATTTTGCGGCCATTTTCGGTCCCCGTTAACCGTTCTTCTCGGGTACCACTCTCATCACTTTATTTCATATCTTAGCTTCGCCTGGTGTGCAATACCCTTCAATAGAATTCTCCGATGAGAGTGAGCCTTTGTAGAAAGGATTGTGATCGACATGTGAGTAATCCGTTAGGTATTTTCTCTTTGTTATAAGATGGTAAAGACATCCCCGAAATGTTAAAATTTCCACATTCTTCATTCAATAAGCGGTTATTCATTACGTGTTGATAGAAATTTTCAAGGTCGAAAACAGATTGTTTTTTGGCATGGTTGGCAGTGCTATGAAACATGCTTTGCACAAGTTTCAGCATCGTTGCCATCGGTGTGTCCTCCTCGTTTCCATTCTTGGCTTTAGTTGAAGCGGAGTATCCTGTGGTACTATAAGATTGTACTGTTACAGTTGTAAATTCTTCCtcagatttttttatcaacAATATTTCTGACACTTTTTTTGTACTGCTGCTCTTCGCTTTATTCGAACAGGCAGTGTCTACAGGCAAAAACGAAAAGGCGGTTGCATGATTGATTTCGTCTTTGAATGACTGTGAAAATTGTTCTTTGATTGACTTTATATGGTTCGTTTTTGATATAGGTTCGCTTGagtacattgttttttttttaattcctctCGTAATGCTCTCTATTTTTTCTACTTCTCGATTTATCGTGTTTATAGGTAATTTTGTGGTAGCCATCTTTTCTCCGCCTTTTAATTCAACCTCAACATCAGTTATTTTAGTTGGCTCTTTAGGTTCTGTAATCatccattcattttttttatcttctctTTTCTTTGTGTTGGGCAAGTATTGTTGACCTTTTGCGAAAAGAAGTTTTCCTTTACgctcttttttattcatttgattTTCGACAAGCGCGTTAGCAAAAATATTGATATGTCTTGCTTCACAACAGCGAAGGGCAGTAGGATCCATTGGATGGGCTTCTGTGTTGAAAATGTATCCCCCGGCACCTACCACACATTTGTGTTCCTTTGTGACGCCATCGTTCAATATTGTTTTTACGACATTACCAATGCTTCCATCATTATGCAAAAAATTATTCGGATCAAATAGTAGGTAAAGATATTTTGTGGTTTCTGCTAAAAAGAATGATTCCATTCGATCCTCCTGTTGATGAGTCAGAACGTTCCGTATAGTCGCATAGCCGCATGGCGTCTTCGCACTATGCTCTATACTTTCCAGTATATTTTCACCTACCTGTAGCAAAAATGGATCGCTAGTTGCGCGATAAAGATACATAACAGATTCGATTAACTCTGGTCTCAAAGGATAATTTTCACGATTTGCACCTGCTTCTCCTGTAGGAATATTGTAAAACTCTGGAAGAAACCCATACTGCCGCCACACAGTTTGGTAGTTGTGTAGTACCTTTAGGGCTTCCTTAGTATTGCCATACAAAGTCAATAACCCTGGCCAGTATGCCTCTAGCGATTGAAACACAGGCAAGGTGAGTTGACCTTTGCTCATACTCACCCAAACATACCAATCCTCTCGTTTAAGGTAACGATCAATCGATGCCTTACTTTCGAAAAAAGTCGCCATCAatgcagggttttccaataAAATTGAGCCTTTTACCAAATATTCGAAATAAGAGTCCACTCCAGCTCCAATACCTGCATCCTGTGCTATCCACCGACCTGTTTGTACATCGATATGATTTCCGTATAGTCCTATCGGTGATCGGTGTTTGTACAATGCAGATAAAGCATTCATAGCCACGTCTTCATAGACAGGATTCCCCGTAAGTCTGCTGAGGGTTCCAAATTCCAGTATAAATGTTCCGATGCCGGCGGTGCATGTAACGGTTGTTTCTCCATACGGTACACCGTGTCGTAGATTTACTGTCCCATACGGCATACCAGTAGCTGTATCAAATGCAGGAAGCAAACGTTGTGCAACTTCCTCAGCGATGTCTAGGAGAGGTCCTTGGCAAGGCCATCCAGGTTCTACGAGCCCCATTGATATTAAATCAGCGTGATAAGAAAGCAGGTGGGCAGAAAGCAGACCTCCAATAATACGAATATTGGTCTCGAACACCGAAACGTTAATATCCGCATCAAATGATCGACCTTGCAGCATCTGTACCACGCGTCCAAATTCAGTGTAATTACCCATGACTGCTAATGTATCCAGAGCATCAATCAATGTCAATGAATAACTACCCCAAGTGTCGATACCATCGCATGATAACGGACGCAATTCGTCGAAAGGGGCAGCGTATTGTAGGTAGCCGTCGTAGGCATGTTGAAACATTTGGCGAACCTTTTCTCTGGAAGAGGATGTAATCATTTCGAGTTTTTTCTCCCAGTAAATTATCCACTTTTTATGACAAGAAAAATCTTACCGCATACGATACATATCCGATGATGAAAACATTCGTAATCCATGTGCTTCGGAGACAAATAGGAAAATTAACCCAGTTGTACAACACCACACTAAAACCACCTGTGCCCACGGAGGACGCTTAgaacaatttatttttcgagcaaaatgtttttcttctggTAGTTGCATTTCATTAAATAATGAGGAAGAACCAATTTACAAGAAGCTGTAAATAAGGTCTAGAATAAAGATCAGCCAATTTAGAAAGCTACCTCCTTGTTTACTTTAATCAGGGCCCTTAGACAGCCTGGTTATACGGATCAAAATATATGGATATTAGGGCGGTAGCAACGCTCATCGGaagcgattttatcggacgaaatttatatgggatttgacagataacgtcggacgtgctatttcgtcgtccgacgttatctgtcaaatcccatataaaaatttgacaccccgtccgataaaatcgcttccgatgagcgttgccaccgcccttaagaggtgaagtgcttcagagcaaattgacatttcgcGACTTGACACAACAATACTGGAAGCGACgcaaggtggatttaaaaatatcgggtggtggaatctagtgcattttgacaattcgtcacttgacgtaaggtccctAGGATTCAAACAttggggtcctttccgttttaagttcgtaggctgaaatttcagcctgccagctgtttgcattgtatagcagttttcgagcagctatctaagtgagt comes from the Anopheles merus strain MAF unplaced genomic scaffold, AmerM5.1 LNR4000011, whole genome shotgun sequence genome and includes:
- the LOC121600923 gene encoding ER degradation-enhancing alpha-mannosidase-like protein 2; translation: MQLPEEKHFARKINCSKRPPWAQVVLVWCCTTGLIFLFVSEAHGLRMFSSSDMYRMREKVRQMFQHAYDGYLQYAAPFDELRPLSCDGIDTWGSYSLTLIDALDTLAVMGNYTEFGRVVQMLQGRSFDADINVSVFETNIRIIGGLLSAHLLSYHADLISMGLVEPGWPCQGPLLDIAEEVAQRLLPAFDTATGMPYGTVNLRHGVPYGETTVTCTAGIGTFILEFGTLSRLTGNPVYEDVAMNALSALYKHRSPIGLYGNHIDVQTGRWIAQDAGIGAGVDSYFEYLVKGSILLENPALMATFFESKASIDRYLKREDWYVWVSMSKGQLTLPVFQSLEAYWPGLLTLYGNTKEALKVLHNYQTVWRQYGFLPEFYNIPTGEAGANRENYPLRPELIESVMYLYRATSDPFLLQVGENILESIEHSAKTPCGYATIRNVLTHQQEDRMESFFLAETTKYLYLLFDPNNFLHNDGSIGNVVKTILNDGVTKEHKCVVGAGGYIFNTEAHPMDPTALRCCEARHINIFANALVENQMNKKERKGKLLFAKGQQYLPNTKKREDKKNEWMITEPKEPTKITDVEVELKGGEKMATTKLPINTINREVEKIESITRGIKKKTMYSSEPISKTNHIKSIKEQFSQSFKDEINHATAFSFLPVDTACSNKAKSSSTKKVSEILLIKKSEEEFTTVTVQSYSTTGYSASTKAKNGNEEDTPMATMLKLVQSMFHSTANHAKKQSVFDLENFYQHVMNNRLLNEECGNFNISGMSLPSYNKEKIPNGLLTCRSQSFLQRLTLIGEFY